Part of the Methanothermobacter sp. MT-2 genome is shown below.
TGAGAAAAGTGTTTAAGGAAGAGGCAAGGTCATGATAATAACCATCAGCGGTCTTCCAGGCGCTGGCACAACAACAATAACAAAGATACTCTCAAGGAAACTAGGAATACCATTCATATCAGCTGGAGACGTTTTCAGGCAAATGGCAGCCGAAAAAGGAATGGAGATCCTGGAATTCAGCAAACTAGCAGAAAAAGACCATGAAATCGACAAGGAAATAGACACTAGACAAGCGGAAATAGCAAAGAAAGCCAAAAATTTGATAGTTGAAGGGCGGCTCTCAGCCTACTTTGTCGACGCCGACCTCAAAATACTCATCATAGCACCAGCCGATATCAGAGCAGAAAGGATAAGCAGAAGAGAATCAAAACCGATCAAAAAAGTGAAATATGAGATGAAGAAAAGAGAGGAAAGCGAAGCCAAAAGATACAAGGAAATACATGGAATCGACATAAAAGACTTGCAAGTCTATGACATAATACTAAACAGCGCCCATTTCAAACCCGAAGAAATCACAAACATAATAATAAAAATTATCGAGGTGATCAAATGACAGCAATAGAAGTGGGAAGAATATGCATCAAAACCGCAGGCAGAGAAGCCGGAGAAGAATGCGTAATACTAGATATAATCGATAAAAATTTCGTGGAAGTCGTGGGAGTCAACGTCAAAAATAGAAGGTGCAACATAAAACACCTCGAACCCACAGAAAAAAAGATAGAAATAAAATCAGACAACATAGAAGAGATTAAAAAACAACTCGAAAAACACTAACCTTTTTAAGGGTTCAGCCCATGGCAAAATTCCTCATCAAAACCAAAGCCGAAACAGACCCAGCATACGGTTGCCCGCCACAAAAACGACCCATAGAAGAACACATAAACCACGGGGTTATCAACCTTGATAAACCCCCAGGCCCCACTTCACACCAAGTAGACTCATGGGTCCGCAGACTACTCAACGTTAAAAAAGTCGGACACGGAGGAACACTAGACCCCAAAGTTACTGGGATACTACCACTAGGCATAGAAAAGGCCACAAGAGTCCTTCAATTACTCCTAGAAGCAGATAAAGAATATGTTTGTATCATGAGACTGCACAAACCCGTTGAAAAACCAGAACTCGAAAGGATCTTTAAAGAATTCCAGGGAAAGATATTCCAGACACCCCCAATGAAGGCGGCTGTGAAACGCCAACTAAGAGTTAGAAAAATATACTATGTTAAAATCTTGGAAATTGATGGAAAGGATGTGCTCTTCAGGATAGGATGCGAAGCAGGAACCTATATAAGGAAATATTGCCATGACATCGGCGAAGCCCTAGGGACCGGAGCCCACATGCTTGAACTAAGACGCACAAAAGTGGGGCCATTCCTAGAAGATGATACCCTCATAACCCTACATGATTTAACTGACGCATACCATTTCTGGGTGGAGGATGGTGACGAATCATTCCTAAGAAGATGCATACAGCCAATGGAGTTTGCCGTAAGACACCTTCCAAGGATAGTTATCAGAGATAGTGCAGTTGACGCCATATGCCATGGTGCAGACCTTGCTGTTAGTGGCATTATAGGATTAGATGATAACATAAAAAAAGGTGACAGGGTAGTTATCATGACACTCAAGGATGAGCTCGTAGCCGCTGGTGAAAGCATGTGCTCATCCCCCCAGATCCTAGACGCTGAAAAGGGTATCGTAGTAAGCACCCAGAAAGTTTTTATGGAACGCGGAACATACCCTAAATTATGGGGTAAAACTTAAATAGAATCTAAAGCCTATGATAATAATATAGGATTACCCCTTGATTAATCTCATTATACAGATGCCGGGATAGCCTAGCCAGGTAAGGCGCAAGATTGGAGATCTTGTGGAGCTCTTGCTCCTCCTGGGTTCAAATCCCAGTCCCGGCGTCGGATTAATGCAAAGATTCTAAAGTTTTATCCCCCACACAACATGGGATATCACGTTAATAAGAGTTCGCAGATCCCCCCACAAAAAAATATTATAAATCTTGCGGATTCATTCTTTATACTTATGGAGGTTAACCCGATGGAAGAGGAATTCAAACACATAGTACGTATAGCTAGAAAAGACTTAAATGGTAACAAGACAATAGAACATGCCATAACAGACATCAAAGGTGTTGGCAAGGCCTTCGCCAAGGCCATAGTAAGTGTCCTTGGTTTAGATGGCCAGGAAAAGATAGGATACCTATCAGAGGATGATATAACAAGATTAGAAGAAGCTTTGAAAAACCCTGGAAAGTATGATATCCCCCATTGGATGATGAACCGTCGCCAAGATTATGGAACAGGCCAAGACAAGCACATAATCGAAGCAGACCTTGAAATGAGCCTCAGAGAAGACCTAAACCGTCTGAAGAAGATAAGAAGCTACAGGGGGATAAGACACGAACTAGGCCTCCCAGTAAGGGGCCAGAGAACAAAATCAACCTTCAGAAAAGGACAATCTGTAGGTGTTCGAAGAAGGAAAAGAAAATAAAATAAGGGGAGATTTAACATGGGACACCCAAGAAAACCCCGTAAAAAGTATGACACTCCACCCCATCCATGGAATGCTGAAAGGATAAAAGAAGAAAACAGACTACTCTCAAAATACGGGTTAAAGAACAAAAAAGAGATATGGAAAGCCGAGACAATGATCAGAAGATACAGGAGAGATGCAAGACACCTCCTAGGCCTCCCAGCAGAACAGACAATAAAAGAAAGGGAACAACTATTAGGACACCTTAAAAGGATGGGTATATTAGCAGATGATGCTAAACTAGAAGATGTCCTAAACTTAACAATTGAAGACGTTTTAAAACGCAGACTACAAACCATGGTATATGAAAAGGGACTTGCAAGAACCATAAGACAGGCAAGACAGATGATAATACATGGACACATAACCTTAGATGGTAGTAAAGTTAACGCCCCAGGATACTTTGTGAAAAAGGGTGAAGAAGATAAAATAGGATTTTATCCATCATCACCTATGATAGAACAGGTAGAATCCAAGGCTAAAGACACAGAATAATATTATGGGGGAATAAAAGATGGCTAAGGCTAAAGGAAAGGAAAGATGGGGTATCGCCCACATCTACTCCTCATTCAATAATACAATAATCACAGTAACAGATATCACAGGAGCCGAAACAGTAACACAATGGTCTGGTGGAAGAGTTGTGAGAGCAGACAGGCAAGAGGCCTCACCATTCGCTGCCATGGAAGCAGCCACAAGGGCAGCGGAGGATGCTAAAGAGAAGGGCATCACAGGATTACATATAAAAGTCAGGGCACCTGGAGGAAACGGTCCAAGGACACCAGGACCCGGTGCACAGGCAGCTATAAGGGCTTTAGCCCGTGCAGGTTTGAAGATAGGTAAGATAGAGGATGTAACACCAATACCACATGATGGCACAGGGAGGCCTGGAGGCAGGAGAGGGAGAAGGGTCTAAAATGGACATAGAAATCAAAGAAAGATCTGACAATGAGATGATCCTCATTATAAAGGATTCTGACACATCATTTGTTAATGCTATAAGAAGAACCAGCATGACAGAAGTTCCTAAACTAGCAATAGAATATGTTAACATCATAAAAAACGATTCTTCCATGTTCGATGAGGTTGTGGCGCATAGACTCGGTCTAATCCCATTAAAATCGGATGAAGAGGCGATAAATGGTATTATAATGCCAAGCGAATGTGAATGTGAAGACTATTGTCCAAAATGCGGCATATCCCTAACATTAAAAAAGAAGGGGCCTGGGATCGTCCATTCAAATGATTTAAAATCTGAAGACGAGAAAGTAGTACCAGCATATGACACCATACCAATCTTAAGGCTTAGAGATGATGAAGAGATAGAATTGGAGGCTATAGCACAGCTTGGTGTTGGAATGGAGCATGCCAAATGGAAACCCACCACCGCATGCGCCTACAAATACTATCCCAGGATAACAATAGGAGAAGAATGCGACCAATGCCATGAATGCATAAAAGCATGCCCACGCGGAATCCTAGAAGAGGATGAATCCGGAAAACCCAAAATAGTTAATATTGAAGATTGTACAATGTGTAAAAGTTGTATGCGGGCATGCGAAAAAGGAGCTATAAATGTGGGATACGAAGATGGATCATTCATTTTCAAAGTGGAAACAGACGGTTCAATATCGGCAGAAGAACTTTTAGAAAGGGCATGTAACATTCTAATAGAAAAAGCAGACAACATAATAATCTTCTTAGAGGAGGAATAAATCATGACAAGGAAACTCACAAAAACAAACCCCAACCTCATAAAACTCATACGCGCCCTTAAAAAGAAATCATCACAAGAAAAAGTAGCAATATGGAAGAATATCGCGAAGAGACTGGAAAAACCCACAAGACAAATGGCTGAAGTCAACATATCAAGGATAAACAGACACACAAACGAGAACGAAACAATAATAGTACCCGGGAAAGTACTAGGAACAGGCAAACTAGACCACAAAGTTAAAGTAGCGGCATGGAAATTCTCAAAAGCGGCGAAAGACAAAATAAAAGAAGCGAAAGGCGAACACCTCACCATAGAAGAATTATTAGAAGAAAACCCGAAGGGTTCTAACATAAAAATAATAGGCTAAGGTGTCTTCTCATGATCATCAACGCTAAAGGACACGTCCTAGGAAGACTTGCAAGTATTGTGAGCAAAAAATTACTAGAAGGCGAAAAGATAATAGTACTCAACACAGACAAGATAATAATCACAGGATCCAAAGAATGGGCCCACCAAAAATATAAACAGAGAATAGACAGATCAAGCATATCAAACCCCAGAAGAATGGGTCCAAAATATCCAAGAAGACCAGATGACATATTCAGAAGAACAGTCAGAGGAATGCTACCCTACAAGAAAGCAAAGGGTCGTGAAGCATTCAAAAGACTAAAAGCCTATGTAGGTATTCCAAGAGAGTACAGGGACGCTGAATTAGCCCAAATACCAGAAGCTAAAAGATCACCAATACAAAAAGGCGTTAAACTAGGCGAAATATCAAGATTACTAGGCGCCAAATTCTAAAAAAAGGATCATGGAGCGGCGAAAAGATGAAAAAAATAGTTCATACAAGTGGAAAAAGGAAAACCGCAATTGCAAGGGCAACATTCTATGAAGGCAAGGGTAGGGTGAGGATCAACAAAACACCAGTAGAATTATACCAACCTGAACTCGCCCGCCTCAAAATATTCGAACCCCTAAAATTAGCAGGCGAAGAAGTGACAAAAAACATAGACATAAACGTGAACGTCAAAGGTGGCGGGATCATGGGACAAGCAGAAGCCGCCAGAATGGCCATAGCCAGAGGCCTCATACAATGGACCAACGACATGGAACTTAAAGAAAAATTTTCACAATATGATCGTACCATGCTAGTGGGAGACTCAAGACGCTCAGAACCCAAAAAATATGGTGGCAGAGGAGCTAGAGCACGAAGACAGAAAAGCTACCGATAAAACATTATCAAAAGGAGAATAAAATGATCCCAATAAGATGTTTCAGCTGTGGAAAACCCATATCAGCATATTTCGAAGAATACCAAAAGAGAGTAACTGAGGGTGAAAACCCAAAGAAAGTGCTCGATGACCTTGGAATTAAAAGATACTGCTGCAGACGAATGTTAATTTCACATGTTGACACATGGTAAAAAATGGGACCGTAGGGTAGCCTGGTCCATCCTCCCAGCCCGGGGATGGACATAAAAAAGGTCCGCTGGAACGCTGGAGACCCGAGTTCAAA
Proteins encoded:
- a CDS encoding tRNA pseudouridine synthase b; its protein translation is MAKFLIKTKAETDPAYGCPPQKRPIEEHINHGVINLDKPPGPTSHQVDSWVRRLLNVKKVGHGGTLDPKVTGILPLGIEKATRVLQLLLEADKEYVCIMRLHKPVEKPELERIFKEFQGKIFQTPPMKAAVKRQLRVRKIYYVKILEIDGKDVLFRIGCEAGTYIRKYCHDIGEALGTGAHMLELRRTKVGPFLEDDTLITLHDLTDAYHFWVEDGDESFLRRCIQPMEFAVRHLPRIVIRDSAVDAICHGADLAVSGIIGLDDNIKKGDRVVIMTLKDELVAAGESMCSSPQILDAEKGIVVSTQKVFMERGTYPKLWGKT
- a CDS encoding 50S ribosomal protein L14e — translated: MTAIEVGRICIKTAGREAGEECVILDIIDKNFVEVVGVNVKNRRCNIKHLEPTEKKIEIKSDNIEEIKKQLEKH
- a CDS encoding 30S ribosomal protein S11P; the encoded protein is MAKAKGKERWGIAHIYSSFNNTIITVTDITGAETVTQWSGGRVVRADRQEASPFAAMEAATRAAEDAKEKGITGLHIKVRAPGGNGPRTPGPGAQAAIRALARAGLKIGKIEDVTPIPHDGTGRPGGRRGRRV
- a CDS encoding 30S ribosomal protein S13p, with amino-acid sequence MEEEFKHIVRIARKDLNGNKTIEHAITDIKGVGKAFAKAIVSVLGLDGQEKIGYLSEDDITRLEEALKNPGKYDIPHWMMNRRQDYGTGQDKHIIEADLEMSLREDLNRLKKIRSYRGIRHELGLPVRGQRTKSTFRKGQSVGVRRRKRK
- a CDS encoding 50S ribosomal protein L13P; translation: MIINAKGHVLGRLASIVSKKLLEGEKIIVLNTDKIIITGSKEWAHQKYKQRIDRSSISNPRRMGPKYPRRPDDIFRRTVRGMLPYKKAKGREAFKRLKAYVGIPREYRDAELAQIPEAKRSPIQKGVKLGEISRLLGAKF
- a CDS encoding 30S ribosomal protein S9P; amino-acid sequence: MKKIVHTSGKRKTAIARATFYEGKGRVRINKTPVELYQPELARLKIFEPLKLAGEEVTKNIDINVNVKGGGIMGQAEAARMAIARGLIQWTNDMELKEKFSQYDRTMLVGDSRRSEPKKYGGRGARARRQKSYR
- a CDS encoding DNA-directed RNA polymerase subunit D is translated as MDIEIKERSDNEMILIIKDSDTSFVNAIRRTSMTEVPKLAIEYVNIIKNDSSMFDEVVAHRLGLIPLKSDEEAINGIIMPSECECEDYCPKCGISLTLKKKGPGIVHSNDLKSEDEKVVPAYDTIPILRLRDDEEIELEAIAQLGVGMEHAKWKPTTACAYKYYPRITIGEECDQCHECIKACPRGILEEDESGKPKIVNIEDCTMCKSCMRACEKGAINVGYEDGSFIFKVETDGSISAEELLERACNILIEKADNIIIFLEEE
- a CDS encoding 50S ribosomal protein L18e, producing MTRKLTKTNPNLIKLIRALKKKSSQEKVAIWKNIAKRLEKPTRQMAEVNISRINRHTNENETIIVPGKVLGTGKLDHKVKVAAWKFSKAAKDKIKEAKGEHLTIEELLEENPKGSNIKIIG
- a CDS encoding DNA-directed RNA polymerase subunit N, with amino-acid sequence MIPIRCFSCGKPISAYFEEYQKRVTEGENPKKVLDDLGIKRYCCRRMLISHVDTW
- a CDS encoding cytidylate kinase translates to MIITISGLPGAGTTTITKILSRKLGIPFISAGDVFRQMAAEKGMEILEFSKLAEKDHEIDKEIDTRQAEIAKKAKNLIVEGRLSAYFVDADLKILIIAPADIRAERISRRESKPIKKVKYEMKKREESEAKRYKEIHGIDIKDLQVYDIILNSAHFKPEEITNIIIKIIEVIK
- a CDS encoding 30S ribosomal protein S4p, producing MGHPRKPRKKYDTPPHPWNAERIKEENRLLSKYGLKNKKEIWKAETMIRRYRRDARHLLGLPAEQTIKEREQLLGHLKRMGILADDAKLEDVLNLTIEDVLKRRLQTMVYEKGLARTIRQARQMIIHGHITLDGSKVNAPGYFVKKGEEDKIGFYPSSPMIEQVESKAKDTE